From Ostrinia nubilalis chromosome 9, ilOstNubi1.1, whole genome shotgun sequence, one genomic window encodes:
- the LOC135074769 gene encoding uncharacterized protein LOC135074769, with protein sequence MEIKRKGEHKLPLLKKIRRLEKKIISLPESDDEVKEIEGEIESENENDHPETEFLEDLILDEDYNKKEELGDEVLNILGVAPAPTPKNALLLKQIAERWCEILEKGLKKDEKETVTKDNPAFQNVLKMCAQKHNKEVAAALKTGLREGIK encoded by the exons ATGGAAATAAAAAGGAAAGGAGAACATAAACTTCCTCTACTGAAAAAGATTCGACGGttggaaaagaaaataatcaGTTTACCGGAATCCGATGACGAAG TTAAGGAGATTGAAGGTGAAATTGAAAGTGAAAATGAGAATGATCATCCTGAAACAGAATTCCTCGAGGATCTTATCCTTGACGAGGATTACAACAAAAAGGAGGAATTAGGGGATGAAGTACTGAATATACTAGGAGTGGCTCCCGCTCCAACCCCTAAGAATGCACTTCTGCTCAAACAAATTGCTGAGAGATGGTGCGAGATCCTGGAGAAAGGACTGAAAAAAGATGAAAAAGAAACAGTTACAAAAGACAATCCAGCCTTCCAGAATGTACTCAAGATGTGTGCTCAAAAACATAATAAGGAAGTTGCCGCTGCTCTAAAGACAGGGCTAAGAGAAGGGATCAAGTAA